The Cryptomeria japonica chromosome 9, Sugi_1.0, whole genome shotgun sequence DNA segment CCAATGAGACCTGAAATCGACTATTAAACTATATTTGAAGGAAATGGGCCGCTTTCTTTAACAATAATGCTTAGAGGACCACATATGAGTACTATTGGCCCATCAAACCTACACTATCATGGACAACCATTTTGTATGCAATTTGCATCTCAAATGGACACTATTTGGAATCAACAACTCATAAATAGATGGGGCGCACAAGGAGTTTTTTATAAATACACAATTGCATTGTGTCGGTTGACAAAGAATATCATCAAATttgtaaaatagaaatagataatgAAGAAGGTGAAGAAACATATAAATGGTCTCCTTTACACATCGATTTACCTAAGATATTTTACAAGTAGAAGTAAATAATAATGGATGAGAGAGGTTTTAAAACATTTCAAAATATATTTGGTTTCTCTATTTCTAGTAAATTTTctgtaaattttatatttttctcaaaaaattaaGTTTACAAGGTAGAATAAATTGGGGTTTTATTATTccactttatatgtttatgtttctttGTGATTAacacaaaaacaaatttaaaactaacactatatgcaactcaatgttattttaaaataaaaaagagaaatcTTGATCTAAATaaggaataacataaattaaaccataatATTAAAAGAATTACAATTCTTCATATAAACCTAATTAAACATCAGAAAGAAATCAACATTAAAGTTTTATAATGATTATGTTTTAATTTGGGTTTACCCTTACTAAAGGTCaaattgtttttttaataaatGCTGAAGTAATCTTATTAAACTCAAAGtatttaggttaaataaattattaatttcgctctaaattgatttaaataatttaaataaaaaatattattaaatttagaaaagtattattattattattcatcccATGGGGAAATTTTGATCTCCCTCAAGATATATGTATTGGTTGCATGGGATTTTATGGGTTTGATGGTTTTCTTTCCTGGTTCTTTCAATAACTTAAGCTGACAGATATAGATGCTTTAATTGTTCTATTATTTCAATAACTTAATTTTATTGCTTGAAAATTAAAGCCTCCATATTAGTTggcttaatttatatatataataatatatatgctAATTTATGTTTAATTCAAACATTATAAATTACCtattatatcattcatctcaaCAAGAATCTCAAGATGAAAAGAAGCTATGTTACATTAGGAAACTCCTAAAAGAAAAATTTCTTTCAAAATGGTAAATTAGTTTCTAATTTGAACTTATCAATTTTCAAAGACATCCAAAATAGTTGTTCAACCCACTATAGTTGAAAAGAACATTTACTATCaattatttttctctttatcataaCATGTAATATTGCTCAAAATTCTTTCATTTCATATAAACATTAATCTAACTTATTCACAATATTTAAGAAAATGTCTTTTAGAACAACTAACACTTATTTTACTCTTTACCACATGTTACATGTGTAACATAAAATATTGCTGTTTCTTTCTCAATTAATATAGGCAATACTTTAACTTATTTATAATGGTTAATCAATGCTCTTTTAGAACaattatcaaatattttcttaagaaaatcatagaaaataattatataatcaattaagatcaaattaaacaaattttccaaataaaataaattttaaaatattatttcaattctacttttaaaaacaaataaaaatcaaCATCCGCCATTTATTTATGTTATCTTCAAAATAATGTGAATGCCAATTCATAGCTCTTCAAGTACATTAAATAAATTAGTTTTAATCACATTTATCTAATTTATTATTGATATTAATATTCAGTACTGGAAAGGACTTAAGTATTCGCCAACTACTAGATGGCAGTGATAACCTATATTCGCAGTTAGAGTGGTGGGATGGTTTTTAGTGTCTATATTAATAGTTTATCTCTCAACTCTATCCAAGGCTATGGTGGCCCTTCAGTGGTGAGCCTCCAGGAGGGAAGAGCAGAAAGAGGAAGCTTTTTAGGTAAGCTCAAACCAAACTCTTCTTCCCTATTCACCTCACCCTCCACACTCCAATCAAAGCAATGTATGAGCTGAGCCACAGCCAAGTGAACAACGGAACTCCCCATGGACATTCCGGGGCATCCCCTCCTCCCTGCTCCGAATGGCAACAATTCAAAGTGTTGGCCTTTCAGATCTATGCTTGACCCAATAAATCTTTCAGGCTTGAATTCTAAAGGATCTTTCCAAATACAATCATCCCTTCCCATTGCCCAAACATTCACAAGCAACCTTGTTTTTGGTGGAACGTAATATCCTCCCACATTGCAACCCTCAGTGGATTCGTGTGGCACCATAAAGGCCCCTACTGGATGTAATCGAAATGTTTCCTTCATCACACACCGCAAGTAATCTAAGTTTACAAGATCACTCTCCCTTACAATGCGATCTCTCCCAACCTGCAATTCAATCTCTTGTTGCGCCCTTGCCATTACTTTAGGGTTTCTCAGCAGCTCAGTCATCGCCCATTCTATAGTTATAAGAGATGTGTCTACTCCAGCAAGTAGCATATCCTGCGAAAGCATTGAACTCGTTGGTTAGTGAGATCGTAGCAGAAAATTGTAATTTCACAATTTGACTAGAGAAAAAGAACAAATCCTAACATTGAACTAGCAATGGCAATTATTGAAACTGAACCGACCaagatgattgctttgattgaaaGGCGAGAGACTTGAATCTCGGAACTTTCGCTCTCACCCATGTCCAGCATCACGTCCAAAAGGTCCGGATTGTCCGACCTTttactcctcctcctcctcagctcAACGCGCTCATCGATCAGCTTCTCGGCAAACGCATCGTATGCTTTATGAACGGCCTTCATACGGCGGCGGTAGCCTTGCAAATCAAGAAAGGAAAGAGAGGGAATGTAGTCCCCCACAATAATTACTCCCAACAGATGCATAATTTCAGTCATTATCTCTAAAAACGAATCGCCTCCGCTCAGTTCGGAGTATCTTCTGCCTGCAAACATTCTGCAGATAGTGTT contains these protein-coding regions:
- the LOC131032535 gene encoding cytochrome P450 71AU50-like, producing the protein MAWLNFPAVELGFSLIFLWIIYRFLTASKRNKGKLGLPPGPRPWPLVGNLHLLGTFPPKSVTQLGKKYGPIMFLRLGSVPTVVASSPAMAKEFLKTHDLIFASRPATSGAKYLGYERRDVALAPYGEYWRQMRKLCTMELLTTKRTESFRWVREEEATAMVRSVWEGIEKGMRSVELRNLISTLSLNTICRMFAGRRYSELSGGDSFLEIMTEIMHLLGVIIVGDYIPSLSFLDLQGYRRRMKAVHKAYDAFAEKLIDERVELRRRRSKRSDNPDLLDVMLDMGESESSEIQDMLLAGVDTSLITIEWAMTELLRNPKVMARAQQEIELQVGRDRIVRESDLVNLDYLRCVMKETFRLHPVGAFMVPHESTEGCNVGGYYVPPKTRLLVNVWAMGRDDCIWKDPLEFKPERFIGSSIDLKGQHFELLPFGAGRRGCPGMSMGSSVVHLAVAQLIHCFDWSVEGEVNREEEFGLSLPKKLPLSALPSWRLTTEGPP